A single window of Rhodamnia argentea isolate NSW1041297 chromosome 5, ASM2092103v1, whole genome shotgun sequence DNA harbors:
- the LOC115730138 gene encoding U-box domain-containing protein 26-like, translating to MRGGLSLEPLDMVGVQIPHHFRCPISLELMRDPVTVSTGQTYDRSSIEPWIAAGNTTCPVTRAPLLDSALIPNHTLRRLIQSWCVANRHSGVERIPTPKQPADPSRVRLLLSQSASSSSAARLSALRRLRTLARDSDKNRALISSLDARPLLLDILFSDPRSESSELAHESLALLAMLQLAEPECASVASDPDRVAYLTGLLFHPCVEVRINAAALIEAAVAGVRSPELRGRVSGAAGVFEGVVGLLQDCAGCPRALKAGARAAFALCLVKPTRHRAVAAGAGAALVDRLGDLERGDAERVLATIELLCRVPAGCAALAAHALSAPLLVRMILKVSDRATEYAAGALLALCSASEQCRREAVAAGVVTQLLLLVQSECTERAKRKAQLLLKLLRDSWPEDPIGNSDNYACSEVVVPF from the coding sequence aTGCGTGGGGGTCTGAGCCTGGAGCCGCTGGACATGGTGGGCGTCCAGATCCCGCACCACTTCCGGTGCCCCATCTCCCTGGAGCTGATGCGCGACCCGGTCACCGTCTCCACCGGCCAGACCTACGACCGCTCCAGTATCGAGCCCTGGATCGCCGCCGGCAACACCACCTGCCCCGTCACCCGCGCCCCGCTCCTCGACTCCGCCCTCATCCCCAACCACACCCTCCGCCGCCTCATCCAGTCCTGGTGCGTCGCCAACCGCCACTCCGGCGTCGAGCGCATCCCCACCCCGAAGCAGCCCGCCGACCCCTCCCGCGtccgcctcctcctctcccAGTCCGCATCATCCTCCTCCGCCGCCCGCCTCTCCGCGCTCCGCCGCCTCCGCACCCTCGCCCGCGACTCCGACAAGAACCGCGCCCTCATCTCCTCCCTCGACGCCCGCCCCCTCCTCCTCGACATCCTCTTCTCCGATCCCCGCTCCGAGTCGTCCGAGTTGGCCCACGAGTCGCTCGCCCTCCTGGCTATGCTGCAGCTCGCCGAGCCCGAGTGCGCCTCCGTCGCCTCCGACCCGGACCGCGTCGCCTACCTCACCGGTCTCCTCTTCCACCCCTGCGTCGAGGTGAGGATCAACGCCGCCGCGCTGATCGAGGCCGCCGTCGCCGGCGTccgctcgccggagctccgcGGCCGGGTCAGCGGCGCCGCCGGGGTCTTCGAGGGCGTCGTCGGCCTGCTGCAGGACTGCGCGGGGTGCCCCCGCGCGCTCAAGGCCGGGGCCCGGGCGGCGTTCGCGCTCTGCCTCGTGAAGCCGACGCGGCACCGGGCGGTAGCCGCCGGGGCCGGGGCGGCGCTGGTGGACCGGCTGGGGGACCTGGAGCGCGGTGACGCGGAGCGGGTGCTGGCGACGATCGAGCTGCTCTGCCGGGTCCCCGCCGGGTGCGCGGCGCTGGCGGCGCACGCCCTGAGCGCGCCGCTGCTGGTGCGGATGATCCTGAAGGTGTCGGACCGGGCGACGGAGTACGCGGCGGGGGCGCTGCTGGCGCTGTGCTCGGCGTCGGAGCAGTGCCGGAGGGAGGCGGTGGCCGCCGGCGTGGTGAcgcagctgctgctgctggtgcaGAGCGAGTGCACGGAGCGGGCGAAGAGGAAGGCCCAGCTCCTGCTGAAGCTGCTCCGGGACTCGTGGCCCGAGGATCCGATCGGCAACTCCGACAATTACGCTTGCAGCGAGGTGGTCGTCCCGTTTTGA